From the genome of bacterium:
ACTCGAGATCGAAGCGCAGAACCGGCCTCGCCATGGTACAATCCGGCTGCTTGACGACGGAAGCCCCGCGGTCCTGCCACCGGGCGGTGAAACTGGGTGCTTTGCGGGCTCAGTCGTATGCTTCATGAATAATCCGGGCTAGACACACTGCAGGTTCGGTTGGACAAGGAGGGACGCATCGACTGGGACCTTTGGTGCGTGGACGGGTCTTCGGTGCGAGCCTCGCGAGACGCGGCCGGCGCGATTGGCTGGGGACAAGGGTTACAGCTATGCCCGCATCCGCCGCTGGTTGCGTCGCCGCGCGATCACAGGAGTTTCCTGAGAAATTCGTGACCGATTCAGATAACATATAGTCCCACAACAAGATGGTGATTCCCGTATGTGGAAGTGGTGGTCCCGCCGTAGGATAGCCAGAGACTTGCGAGATTTCTGGGGAATCTTCGGAGGACCACCATGGCGGAGGATAGCAGACTGAGCGCAAAGGTGAAGGGCCAAATCACACGGTTTGCGAGGCGGCTTGGCGCCGGGTTGACGAAACCCGACCGGCGACTTGTGACCGAAATGCTCTACGGCATCCAGGCTGGTAAGGATGTCAAGATCTCGAATATCGCCAGAGCACTGAACGAACCGATCGCACTGATCAAGACCGAGGATCGTCTATGTCGACGGCTGGCAACTCATGATCTTACCCATCACGTGAACCGTTGGCTGAGCCGTGAGGGCGCGTTCGCGGTCACCGATGACACCGTGCTGGCTGTCGATCTTGGAGATATTCGCAAGACATACGCGAAGGCAATGGAACATCTGGCGTACGTGCACGATGGCAGTCAGCATGGCGAGATCGTGCCGGGTTACTGGCTCACTGAAATCGTCGCAGCGCATCCGTACGGGGATCGGGTTATCCCGATGTACGGCGAGTTGTACTCGGTGGAAGCGCCCCTGTTTCGTAGCGAGAACGAACAGATCTTGCAGTCCATCTTCCGGGTCATGGCGGCGACAAAGGGCCGGGGCATCGTGGCGATTGACCGCGGAGGTGACCGCTGCGAGTTGCTGATTCCCTTGCTAGACAAGGGGATTCGCTTCGTCATCAGAGAACGCGGCGACCGCCACGTGTTGTTGTCAGGGGAGAGGCGCTACGCCGTAGCCACGGCGGTCCGTCGTTGCCGAGCCGAGGTCGAGCGCGAGGTTGAGATCGAGAAGGAAGGCTGTCGGCGACGTTACACGCTACGCCTGGGATCGCTACCCGTGCGCATGCCAGAGCGCCCCAACGTGCCGCTATGGCTAGTGGTGATCTACGGCTTTGGACAAGAGCCAATCATATTGTTGACGAACATCGCGCCGTCGTCTGATCGCGAGCACGCGGTATGGATAGGCGACGTGTATTTGACGCGGTGGAAGTGCGAGGAGACGTATCGATTCCTGAAGCAAGGTTACAATCTGGAAGATGTCCGCGTGCGTGGGTACACGGCACTGCGCAATGTGTATGCATTATTGAACGCGGTCTTGTATTTCGTGAGTGTGGTGATCGGGACGCGGGCAAAGCTCAGGTTGTTGTTCCGCGAGCTGTGCGTAAGGGCGAAGCGCTTCTTTGAAATCGCGGCGTTTTACCAGTACGCTGTGGCTGACGGGATCTATCGACTGTTGTTCGCCTCGCGGGGAGGTATAGCGCCACCAGGGCCACCCGCGGACCCGGGCCAACTTTGCCTTTTTGCGGCAGGGTAGATCGGCGTGGAATTTCTCAGGAAACTCCTGCGCGATCACTGTTGTAATTCCGCAGCGAAGTGATCAACTCGAACACCACGCCGGCGTCCAGACGTAGAAGCTGCCCTCCTCGCGAACTCATGGCGCTGCTGGATTCGGACGACATGATGCTGCCCGGTAAGCTCTCGGCCCAGGCCGCCGTCTTCGCGTCCCTGCCCGAGGTGAACCTGGTCTGCACCGACTTCCGACGTGTCGATGCCGACGGCGCCGTCTTCGCCTTCCTGGACCGCCCCTGCCACGACTACCGCGTCAACGGCGAGGGCATCTCCGCCGGCGGCTGGCGCCGCTTCCCCTCGGTGATCCGGGCCCGTGAAAGCCAGCTCGACCACATCACCGACCCCGAGATGCGCCGCTACCTGGACGAGCGTCTGCTCTACATGCGCCTCGGCTACTCCTGGGGCCTGCGCGGCGACGGCCGCTACGGGGAGGCCCTGCCCGCCTACCGCGAGGCCATCGCCCACCGGTGGCCTGGCGGGGCTTCAGCGGCCTGGTCATGACGCGGCTGCTCACACTGTTGCGGCTCGAGCGCCGCGACTGACCCACGCCGATCGCACAACGCAACAGGGGGTCCGGCGAACCGGACCCCCTTGCAGTGCGAACTCGGAACCAGGATCGGTTCTTAGTTCAGGCCGACCGTGGCACCGATGAACATCGCCAGCGGGTCGTTGTTGCCCAGGGAGATGATCTTGCCCATCTCCGGCTTGTTGAACTGGATGTCCACGCGGACGTTGGACTTGGGCTGCCAGAACATGCCCGCGGTCCAGTCGTAGGAGTGGTACTTCCAGGTGTCGTCGTAGTCCGGATCCGGATCGGCGCCGTCCACCTCTTCGTACTTGTCGATCATGTACGCGCCGTACACGGCGCCCATGATGCCGAAGTGCTTGGAGATCTGCTCCCAGGCCGCGACGCGCACGCCCGGCAACGCGATCATTCCGTCCTTCTCCTCGTAATCGCCCGTCGTGTGCTTCTCGTTGCCCATGGCGGCGAAGATCTCGATGGAGGTCTGGCCGTCACACGCGTTCTTCAGGAACTTACCGGTGCTGGCGTAGACGCCGAACACGGAAGTATCCGTCGGATCCGGGGTCGGATTCCCGAAAGGCTCGTAGGAACCCGAGCCGAACACGATACTGGCCTGGTAGATGCGCGTGGCGGTGTCCTTGCGGGCGTTGAGACTGCCGGAGAGGAAGCCGTTCTTGTTTTCGACGACATCGGTCCCGTTGAGGAACTCGTGCTTCTCGCCCTTCTTCATGACCTCGGCCGAGACGTTCAGGTCTGCGCCGTTGCCCCAGCTGAACAGGGCGCCGACGCCGCTGCTGCTGTCGGTGAGCGAGTTGTCGCCCGCGGCGTCCGTGTACGAATCCGCGCCGAAGAAGATGTTGGCGGACCAGGCGCCGGCCCCGTTCGGCTTGGCGACACCGATGTTGATCCAGGGATGCGTGGTGCCCTCGTAGCCCTGCGGCAGGTTGCCATAGTTCATGAGGGAGAAGCCGTCCATATCACGGCTGTTGCCCCACATGAAGTTGGAGGACCGCGTGCCGTAGTCCGTACGGCCGACGTCCAGGATCATCCACAGATCCTCCTTGCACTCCCACCAGGCCCGGCCGAAGGGATCGGGGTAGTTGGAGGGGGATCCGGCCAGGCACTCGGTGTCGAGCTCCACCCCGTTCCCGTTGTAGATCACGAGATGGGGGAACGCGTTGAAGATGGCCGTGGTGTTGTTGAGCGTGGTGCCACCCATGCTCGAATGGGCGACCTCCGAACCGATGGTCGCGACGGTGCAGCCACCGCAGTCGGGATTGCCGCACTTGCCGCAGTCGGCCAGCGCGTTGGCGGCACCGAACGTCATCAGCATGACCATGAACAGCACAAACAGTTTTCGCGAATTCAAGGCGGTCTCCTTCCGGCATAACCATGTCGCCAGCCGGGCATTCCTTGTATCCGGCGGCAAATTCTGGGCGGTATGTTGACACCCGCCACCACGGGGGGCAAGGATTATTTGGCCTGTTTTGAGAATGTCTATCATTTGCCCCAGCCCCCCCGAAACGCCCGTTATCCGCCGTTGACAGGCCAGGAGGCCTTCTCTAGCTTGAGCAGCGTACTTCCTTGCCGATAAGGACTTGAGCTGGCAAGAGACTTCGGATCGCCAGATCCCGCCCCCGACCCGAGGAGTCCGGATGGAATCGAGCCCCTCGAGACCGGCCCCGTCGCCCTCCCGCCAGGCGGCCTTGATCGGCCTGGTCCTGGCCCTGGCCCTCGTGGTGGCCTGGTCGCCGCCCGCCGGCGCCCAGCACGACGAGCAGGCCGACCCGGGCGCCCACGCCGAGGCGGCCCACGCCCAAGCCGAGGAGGCCGACCACTCCGGCGAGGCCGACGACCATCACAGCCCGGCCCTCGGCGCCCGCCTGCCCCTGTGGAGCGTCTTGCCCTTCGCGGGCATCCTGCTGTCGATCGCCGTCTTCCCGCTGGTGGCGCCGCACTTCTGGCACCGGCACTTCCCGAAGGTGTCGGCCTTCTGGGCCCTGGCCTTCGCGCTGCCCTTCCTGATCGCCTACCGGACCGAGGCGGTGCAGTCGATCCTGCACATCTACCTGATCGACTACATACCGTTCATCATCCTGCTCTGGGCCCTGTTCTCGATCTCGGGCGGCATCTACGTGGGCGGCAGCCTGCTGGGTACGCCCGCGGTCAACGTGGTGCTGCTGCTGATCGGCACCGTCCTGGCCTCCTGGATCGGCACCACGGGCGCCGCCATGGTCATGATCCGTCCCCTGCTGCGCGCCAACGGCTGGCGCCGGCGCAAGGTGCACGTGATCGTCTTCTTCATCTTCCTGGTGGCCAACATCGGCGGCTCGCTGACGCCCCTGGGCGATCCGCCGCTGTTCCTGGGCTTCCTGCACGGCGTGCCTTTCTTCTGGGTGACCAAGGCCCTGCTGCCGCACATGCTCCTGGTAGTAGCGCTCCTGCTGGGCGTCTTCTTCGCCATCGACAGCTACTGGTTCCGCAAGGAGGAGGAACCCGCACCGGACGACGGCCAGGGCGAGGGCATCAGGATCGAAGGGCTGCACAACCTCCTGTTCCTGCTGGGCGTGATGGGCGGCGTGATCTTCTCGGGATCGGTCAAGCTGACGTCGCTCGCCGTGTACGGGCACGTCCACGTGGAGCTGCAGAACATCCTGAAGGACGCTTTCCTGGTCCTGATGGGAATCCTGTCCCTGCGCACGACGGCCCGGGTGATCCGGGAGAAGAACGAGTTCAGCTGGTTCCCCATCCAGGAAGTCGCGTACCTCTTCGCCGGCATCTTCATGACGATCGTACCGGCGCTGGCCATCCTGAAGGTGGGCAGCCAGGGAGCGCTGGCCGGGCTGATCGAGTTCGTCAAGACTCCCGTGCACTACTTCTGGGTGACCGGCGGACTGTCGAGCTTCCTGGACAACGCGCCCACTTACCTGACCTTCTTCAACACGGCGCTGGGCGGCTTCGGCATGCCCGAGGCGGCCGTGCCGGGCATGCTCGGCCATCTGGACGAGGCTGCGCGCAACCCGGCCTTCATCAAGGACCTGACGGCCATCTCCGCCGGCGCGGTCTTCATGGGGGCCATGACCTACATCGGCAACGCCCCCAACTTCATGGTCAAATCGATCGCGGAGGAGGCGGGCATTCCGATGCCGAGCTTCTTCGGCTACCTGCTGAAATATTCGCTGCCGATCCTGGTGCCGGTCTTCGTGATCGTCACCTTCGTCTTCTTCGCCTAGGGAGGAACCGGTCATGGCCAGCAAGCAGAGCGGAAGTTCCCCGAACACCTTCTACGAAGTCGTGCTCTGCGGGCCTCACGAGATGATCCACGGGCTGCTCGCGGGCCTGAGCATCGGTGCGGGCCACGAGGCGATGATCGTCTTCGGGCACGAGAGGGGCATCTCCGACCGCTCCCTGCGCGAGAAACTGTCCGAGATTCTGCACCCCGGCGCCCACCAATGCCAGGTGATCCTGGACAACGTCACCCGCGCCCTGCTCGGGCGCAAGGCCAAGCGGGTGTCGGCGGAAACAGGCGTGAGTATCGTCTCGGACCGGAAGATCAGCAGCGCCGAGTTCAAGTTCAGCTACCTGGCCTATGCCCCCCGCTACGCGGCGGAAATCTCCACCCTGCTCGACGAGCTGCCCGAGGGCGTGCGCCTGGTCAGCCACAAGCACCAGGAAAACATCGATCCCTCGGCCAAGGGCGCCGAGGGTTACACGCCTGTCCACGACTACGAGGCCAAGGGCAGCGGCGAGATCCGCGGCCGCTTCGACCTCGTGCTCGACGCACACGCCGAATTCGACCGCCACCCCCTGATCGAGATCGAGGACATCGAGCTGGAACTGGTCTGATCAAGCGAGGGGAATGAAGCGGGAGAGGGTCGATACCCTCTCCCGCCAGGCTCAGCGCGGCAGCAACGAGGCCGAAGGCCGAACGCGCAGGGAGGGAGAGGGTGCCGACCCTCTCCCTCCTTGGCGTTCGCATCACTTGATCAGCATCATCTTGTTCGTCTGTTCGAAGCCGTTCGCCGACAGACGATAATAGTAGGTGCCGCTCGCGACCTGGCGACCGGTCAGGTCGCGGCCGTCCCAGATCGCCGAGTGCACCGCAGCCGGCAGATCGCCGTCGATCAGCGTGCGCACCAGGCGTCCCGCCAGGTCGTACACGTTCAGGCTCACGTGGCCGGCGCGCGGCGCCGCGAACTCGATGGTCGTCGACGGATTGAACGGGTTGGGATAGTTGTGTCCCAGCTCGTACGGGCCGGCCACGTCGCCGACCGCGGTCGAACCGCCGCCGTAGACGAAGTGCAGGCACCACTCGTTGAGGGTGCCGATGTCTACGCTGGCGTTGTCGCTGACCAGCAGCGTCCAGACCCCGTCCAGGTCCTCGCCCTCGAAGGGGGTCAGGCTCTCGGCGGGCGTCAACTCGGTCGGGTACCAGCCGTAGATGTCGTCGGTCCCCGATCCCGTCCGGTTATGCAACCGCACCGTGGTGCTGGCCGGCGATGTCAGCTCCACGATCAGGTCGCCCTGGTAGGTGTGGGTGATGTCCACGAAGACCTCCACCGAAGTCACCGAAGCGCCGAGGCCGAGTCCCATGGTGATCGTATCGGTCACGCCGGCGGGCGTGTAGTCGGGGATGGCCAGGGCCGGCGCGCTGCACGCCGACGTCTCGTAGATATGCGTCAGGGTCAGATCGACGCCGGTCAGGGCCTCGCCCTCGGCGAGGGTGACCACGGCCGTGTCGATGCTCCAGGCCGTCTTCGAGGCGCGAACCGTGTAGGTGTCGGCGTAGAGACCCGTGAACTCGTAGGAACCGGTCGCGTCCGTGATCAGGCTGCCGCCGCCCGGCGACAGCTCCACCAGGACGCCGGAATTGTCGCCCGAGCCCTGCAGGGTCACCGTGCCGCCGACCGACGCCGTGCCGGGGGCCTCGACGGCCAGCAGCCACACGACGGCGTTGTGCAGCAGGTTCACGCCCTCGACGATGTCCAGCGCGCCGTAGTCGAAGGTGAAGTAGACTATCTGCCCGCCCACCGGCGAGGGCGTCGGGTCGTAGCAGACCACGCTGCCGTACGCGCTGTAGCTGCTCCAGCTGCCGGCGAACTGGGCGTCGGCGGCCAGGGTCACGCGGTCGGCGTCGCCGTAGCCGACGTAGGCGACGGGGATCGGGCCGGTGATCACGTTGGGCATGTTCATCACGGCGTGCGCCGGGTCGGCCACGGTCACGCTGCCGCTGCTGTCGCCGTTCCAGTTGGTGATGCGCAGCACGATCGGCGCGAATGACGCGTCGTCGTTGTGGTTGTAGGCGATCTCGCCGCCCTCGAGCAGGATGTGCCCGCCGGATTCAACGTAGTCGACCAGTGCGAGACGGAAGGCGGCGGTGCCCAGGGTGCTCTCGTTGTCGCCGCTGGAGACCAGGATCATGTCGTAGCTCCACCAGGTGGCCGGATCGGTGGCGGACAGGGCCTCGAGGGTGGTGCTGTAGCCGAGGTTCTCCAGATCGGTCACGATGTCCGCCGCGGTGCGCGACGGGAGCGCATGGTACGGCGGCGCGATCAGGGCGTGGGTCTTCTCGCCCAGCTTGCCCGGCAGGTCGCGATCCAGCTTGGCGTTGTCGTCGATGACCAGGATGTCGCCCTCGGTGGGATCGAGCACGAAGTCCTCGACGACCGCCGGTGCCGCGATCTCCACGGGAACGGCCACGGGGGTGTGGTGGTAGGCGCGCACGCGCACGTCGTAGGTGAAGTAGGTCAAGCCGGCGACGCCGTAGCTGCCGTCGCCGGGATCGCTGGTGGTCTCGGCGACCAGCTCGGCGTTGTCGCTGCGGTAGACCTGCACGGTCGCCTCCAGCGGCAGGCCGGTGCCGGCCTCGGTGACGACGCCGGACAGATCGCCGGCCGGCGCCGCTTCCAGCACGATGTCGTGCGTGTTGGCGTCGAAGCCCACGAAGAAGGTCGTCTCGTAGTGCAGGTAGCCGAACAGGTCCACGATGATCACGTAATCGTCGACCGGGAAGGGATCGGGCAGCGCGTAATCGCCCGAGCCGTTGGTCGTCGCCGAGCCCACGAGGGCTCCGGGGCCCGCCTCGAAGACGCCGACCGTGACGCCGGCGAGCGGCGCGAGGGTGAGGTCGCTGACGTTGCCGGCCAGCGTGCCGAAGGCCGCGATCACGTCGAAGGTCTCGGTGTAGACGTCGTAGCCGCTCACGGCGATCAGGCCCGTCACCACGCCCAGCTCCGTGGGTGTGGCCTCCAGCGCCGTGCTCGGCGTGGAGAGCTCGGTGCCATCGGGCAGCACCATGTAGAGCGTGTGGGCCGGTTCGGTCACCACGGCGTGGAGCGTGCCGGGCAGATTCATGCCGAACTGGTCGCTCATGCCGAAGTCGGTGGTCACGTAGAGGTCCGGCGTGGTCAGCGGCAGGGCGTTGACCGTGATCGGCTCCCGGAACAGCGGGAACGTCTCGGCCGGATCCTGGCCGACGATGTCGAGGGTCGGTCCGAAGGGGTAGTCCACGTTGATCACGGCCACGCCGTTCACATCGGTGGCGACCGGTGTGGTGGCATAACCGAGGCCCTCGGCCCAGACGTCGATGCCCTCGAGCGGCGTGATGCCGTCGGGACCGTAGACGGTGACGGTGACGTCGGTCGGTGTGTTGGCGTCGATGACCATGGGATCGATCACGACCAGCGAGGGATTGATCGCGGGCAGCACGGCCTGGTAGGTCTCCAGGTTGTAGCCGGAGACCGTCAGGGTGACGTCGCCGGTGGTCATCACCGGCGTGTCGAGGACGATGTCGGCCAGGCCGCCGGCATCCGCGATGCCGACGCCGTGGATGACGCCGTCGCGCCACAGGCAGGCGGCGGCGCCTTCGGGCAGCCCGTTCACCGCGAAGCTGGCGGCGCCCAGATAGACCACGGGCATGTGCGTCGCCGCCACGGCCAGGGGCGTGTCGGTCCGCACCATCAGCGAACAGTCGCCGAAGATGTTGTACTGCTCGATCAGCTTGTGGCCCTCGGTGCCGGTGCCCGGATAGAGGTCGAGCACCTTCATGCCGCCGTGGAAGTAGAGCGCGCCGAGGACGTTGGCCTGCCCGGCCACCAGCAGGTCGACCGTCTCGGCCTGCATCTCGCAGGGTGGCACCCAGGAGGCG
Proteins encoded in this window:
- a CDS encoding proprotein convertase P-domain-containing protein, yielding MRPRKMALLTLVLMLGISTAASAVWIDQGSAKQVEPRIAASGVASSVIMDIEVPGFELSTVDIDGRAHARISLPDHVWHMESGLPELPYIVQSVAIAGEGDPYVRILDSVWNELAVEPVVPSKGHFTRDVDPNSIPYRHAALYTDGGVYPQAQTEVGDPFIVRDVRGVAVRVNAFRYDADRGVLLALRSMRLEIVTTGSGGLNVKRESARAVDPQFDRIYRNLFANYGADKYAVLGVDGPMLVVAADAYQGAVTPYVAWKQQKGIPVELITTSSVGGTAAGIQGAINARYGSPAGLTYVVLVGDIADVPTNSGTYEGGDSDPRYAMVDGGDLYPDLFVSRISAQNAQQAADQVEKFIRYERDPDVGAEWYHKATGLASNEGSPTDYERANLLRDDLLGYTFTTVDQIYQPTGTTAQISAALNEGRSLINYIGHGSGTSWSNPYFANSDIHALENGWMQPWIIDVSCSNGDFSNSECFAEAWLRATGASGDPNGAIASYSASTPASWVPPCEMQAETVDLLVAGQANVLGALYFHGGMKVLDLYPGTGTEGHKLIEQYNIFGDCSLMVRTDTPLAVAATHMPVVYLGAASFAVNGLPEGAAACLWRDGVIHGVGIADAGGLADIVLDTPVMTTGDVTLTVSGYNLETYQAVLPAINPSLVVIDPMVIDANTPTDVTVTVYGPDGITPLEGIDVWAEGLGYATTPVATDVNGVAVINVDYPFGPTLDIVGQDPAETFPLFREPITVNALPLTTPDLYVTTDFGMSDQFGMNLPGTLHAVVTEPAHTLYMVLPDGTELSTPSTALEATPTELGVVTGLIAVSGYDVYTETFDVIAAFGTLAGNVSDLTLAPLAGVTVGVFEAGPGALVGSATTNGSGDYALPDPFPVDDYVIIVDLFGYLHYETTFFVGFDANTHDIVLEAAPAGDLSGVVTEAGTGLPLEATVQVYRSDNAELVAETTSDPGDGSYGVAGLTYFTYDVRVRAYHHTPVAVPVEIAAPAVVEDFVLDPTEGDILVIDDNAKLDRDLPGKLGEKTHALIAPPYHALPSRTAADIVTDLENLGYSTTLEALSATDPATWWSYDMILVSSGDNESTLGTAAFRLALVDYVESGGHILLEGGEIAYNHNDDASFAPIVLRITNWNGDSSGSVTVADPAHAVMNMPNVITGPIPVAYVGYGDADRVTLAADAQFAGSWSSYSAYGSVVCYDPTPSPVGGQIVYFTFDYGALDIVEGVNLLHNAVVWLLAVEAPGTASVGGTVTLQGSGDNSGVLVELSPGGGSLITDATGSYEFTGLYADTYTVRASKTAWSIDTAVVTLAEGEALTGVDLTLTHIYETSACSAPALAIPDYTPAGVTDTITMGLGLGASVTSVEVFVDITHTYQGDLIVELTSPASTTVRLHNRTGSGTDDIYGWYPTELTPAESLTPFEGEDLDGVWTLLVSDNASVDIGTLNEWCLHFVYGGGSTAVGDVAGPYELGHNYPNPFNPSTTIEFAAPRAGHVSLNVYDLAGRLVRTLIDGDLPAAVHSAIWDGRDLTGRQVASGTYYYRLSANGFEQTNKMMLIK
- a CDS encoding transposase; amino-acid sequence: MAEDSRLSAKVKGQITRFARRLGAGLTKPDRRLVTEMLYGIQAGKDVKISNIARALNEPIALIKTEDRLCRRLATHDLTHHVNRWLSREGAFAVTDDTVLAVDLGDIRKTYAKAMEHLAYVHDGSQHGEIVPGYWLTEIVAAHPYGDRVIPMYGELYSVEAPLFRSENEQILQSIFRVMAATKGRGIVAIDRGGDRCELLIPLLDKGIRFVIRERGDRHVLLSGERRYAVATAVRRCRAEVEREVEIEKEGCRRRYTLRLGSLPVRMPERPNVPLWLVVIYGFGQEPIILLTNIAPSSDREHAVWIGDVYLTRWKCEETYRFLKQGYNLEDVRVRGYTALRNVYALLNAVLYFVSVVIGTRAKLRLLFRELCVRAKRFFEIAAFYQYAVADGIYRLLFASRGGIAPPGPPADPGQLCLFAAG
- a CDS encoding sodium:proton antiporter, with translation MESSPSRPAPSPSRQAALIGLVLALALVVAWSPPAGAQHDEQADPGAHAEAAHAQAEEADHSGEADDHHSPALGARLPLWSVLPFAGILLSIAVFPLVAPHFWHRHFPKVSAFWALAFALPFLIAYRTEAVQSILHIYLIDYIPFIILLWALFSISGGIYVGGSLLGTPAVNVVLLLIGTVLASWIGTTGAAMVMIRPLLRANGWRRRKVHVIVFFIFLVANIGGSLTPLGDPPLFLGFLHGVPFFWVTKALLPHMLLVVALLLGVFFAIDSYWFRKEEEPAPDDGQGEGIRIEGLHNLLFLLGVMGGVIFSGSVKLTSLAVYGHVHVELQNILKDAFLVLMGILSLRTTARVIREKNEFSWFPIQEVAYLFAGIFMTIVPALAILKVGSQGALAGLIEFVKTPVHYFWVTGGLSSFLDNAPTYLTFFNTALGGFGMPEAAVPGMLGHLDEAARNPAFIKDLTAISAGAVFMGAMTYIGNAPNFMVKSIAEEAGIPMPSFFGYLLKYSLPILVPVFVIVTFVFFA